The genome window ACCGCGCCCGTCCCCGTCGACTCCGAGGAGCCGCGACGCCGGACCGCGTCCACCGACCAGCGGGCGCCGAGCGGACAGAGCAGTCCGGCGCCGAGCAGGTAGACGAGGAGGGTGTCCCCGGCGTTGAGGACGAAGGGGTTCCGCGCCTGGAGCGACGCGAGCAGGGCCAGCGAGACGGCGGTCGCGAGGCGGGTCCGGTACCCGATCGCGAGCGCGGCGGCCGCGACGGCCGCGAGGAGGAACAGCAGCGAGACGGCCCACGACTCGCCGGAGACGGCGTGGAGCGAGAGGCGGGCGGCGAGCGGGTACGCCTCGGCGAGCGCCGCGCGCGGGAGGGCGCCGGCGTCGGTGTAGAAGGCTCCGAGGTTCCGCGCGCGGAGCGCGAGGTCGACGAGGAGGACGACGCCGAGCGCGATCCGGAAGGCGGCCAGCGCGCGCGGGTCGATCCCGAGGCGACGGCGGAGCGCGGCGCGGAGGCGGGAAACCGCGCGGGACCCGGCGTCGGCGCCCGCGGCGTCGGCGGTCGTCACGATGCCCCCGGATCGCCCGGCGGCGAGGATAGGTCTTGCGGCGCCGCGCGCGCAAGCCGACCGACTCCCCGCGGTCGCCGCCGGCTTCCGGACGCTTATGTGGTCGCCGCGGGTCCCACCGATATGCGAGTCATCGTCCACGGCGGCGCCGGCGGCGCGCCGGACGACCCGGAGCCCAGACAGGCGGTCCTCGACGAGGCGGCCGCGCGCGGCGCCGACGCCGCCTCGCCGCTCGACGCGGTCGAGTCCGCGGTCGGCGTCCTCGAATCGGACCCCCGGTTCAACGCGGGCGTCGGCGGCGCGGTCCAGTCCGACGGCGTCGTCCGCACCGACGCCGGCGTGATGACCTCGGACCGCGAGGTCGGCGCGGCCTGCTCGATGCCCGGCGTCGAGCACGCGGCGCGCGTCGCCCGCGCGGTTCACTCCGAGACGCCGCACGTCTTCGTCTCGGGCGAGCACGCGGTCGACCTCGCCGCCGACTTCGGCGTCGAGACCGGCGTCGACCTCCTCACCGACGAGAAACGCGAGCGCTACGAGGCCGAGGACCCGCCGCGGGGGTCGCCCCGCGAACACCTCGACTGGCTCGCCTCGCGGTTCGGCTCGGGCGACGACCAGGCCGGGGAGCGCTCGGAAAACGAAGCCCCCGACCACGACACGGTCGGCGCGGTGGCGACCGACGGCGACTCGTTCGCGGCGGTCACCTCAACGGGCGGCCGGTCGTTCGCGCTCGCCGGACGCGTCGGCGACGTGCCGCAGGTCGGCTCGGGCTTCTTCTGTACCGAGGCCGGCGGCGCGAGCGCGACGGGCGCCGGCGAGGACATCGCCCGCGTCACGCTCTCGCGGCGCGCCGTCGACTTCCTCGACGACGGCCTCGACGCGCGGGCCGCGGCGGACCGGGCGATCGAGGAGTTCGAGGAGATAACGGGGTCGGGCGCCGGCGTGATCGTCCTCGGGGAGGAGGGCGCCGGGAGCGCGTTCAACACGGACGGGATGCAGACGAGCGCGGCCGAGAAGTAGTCGCCGCGCGGGGGTCGCCGAGCCGTCGGCCGGGTCCCGCTCACCCCAGCCGCTCGTCGAGGATGAGCCGCGTCTTCGTCGACTTGACCTCGTCCATCTCGCGGGCCTGCGTGATCAGTTCGTTGACCGCGCGCGTGTCGACCGCGTCGACGACGAGGACGACGTCCTCCTCGCCCGAGACCTGCCAGACGAAGTCCACCTCCTCCCACTCCACCATCCGCTGGCCGACCGCGTCGGTGTTGACGTTCATCTCCACCGAGATCTCGATCATCGCCTTCACGTTGCCGGTGCGGGTCGTCACCGTGAACCGCTCGATCACGCCCTCGTCGGTCATCCGGTCGACACGGTTGCGCACGGTCCCCTCGGAGGTCCCCACCCGGTCCGCGATCTCCGTGTACGGGGTCCGCGCGTCCCGTCGCAGGATCGAGAGGATCCGTCGGTCGAGGTCGTCCATACCGGTTCCTCTCTCCCCCGTCGCCTTACCCGTTACGAATATCGTAACGAACCTTCGAACGACGCATTTATTATCCTTTGCGCGTACGTTTCTCGTAATGTCGGACGCCTACATCGCGCTGGCCGACGGCCGCGTGCTCGAAGCGCGCGCCCGTGCGCCGGGGCGGACCCGCGGCGAACTGGTGTTCACGACCGCGTACACCGGCTACGAGGAGTCGCTCACCGACCCCTCCTACGCCGAGCAGGTGCTCACCTTCTCGTACCCCCTGATCGGGAACTACGGCGTCCGAAGCGAGCGGTTCGAGTCCGACTCGGTCCAGCCCCGCGCGGCGATCGCCCGCGAGTTGACCGACGACGTCGCCGACTGGCTCGCCGGCGAGGGCGTACCGGCGGTCGACCACGTCGACACCCGCGAGATCGTCACCACCGTCCGCGAGGAGGGCGCGATGGCCTGCGGGATCGCCGCCGGCCCGGACGCGACCCCCGAGGACGCGGTCGAGGAGATGGAGGCGTGCAAGCCGATGAGCGACCACGTCGACATCGGCGCGCAGGTCTCGGTCGCGGAGCCGACCGTCCACGAGGGCGCCGACGGCGTCGACGTCGACGTCGCGATGCTCGACTGCGGCGCGAAGGGCTCGATCGTCTCCTCGCTCACCGAGCGCGGCGCCGACGTCCACGTCCTCCCGTACGACGCGACCCCCGAGGACGTGGCCGCCGTCGAGCCCGACGTGCTGTTCGTCTCGAACGGCCCGGGCGACCCGGAGAACTTCGTCGCCGCGCAGGAGGTCGTCGACGAGTTCGCGGGCGAGCTCCCGCTCGCGGGGATCTGCCTCGGCCAGCAGGTGATCACGAGCGCGCTCGGCGGCTCGACCGAGAAGATGGCGTTCGGCCACCGCGGCGTCAACCAGCCGGTGAAGGACCTCCGCACGGACAAGGTCGTGATGACGACGCAGAACCACGGCTACACGGTCGACGACACCGGCCCGCTGGAGGTGACGCAGGTGAACGTCAACGACGACACCGTCGAGGGGCTCGACAGCGAGGAGCTGGACGTCATCACCCGTCAGTACCACCCCGAGGCGAACCCCGGCCCGCACGACTCGCTCGGCTTCTTCGACGAGGTGCTCGACCTGGCGACCTCGTCGCGTCGAGTCGCGGCCGACTGACCGCTCGCTCACCGAGTTCTCGCTTTTCCGTTCCGGCGCCCTCCGCTGACCACACGGAGTACCACTCGGCCGACGCCCGCGACGTTCGTTCCCCGTCTCCTCTCGGTTCGTCCTTCCCCGTCTCCTCTCGGTTCGTCCTTTCCCGTCTCCTCTCGGTTCGTCCTTCCCGCTTGCTCCGCTCCTCGCCGCGGACCGGCGACGTTTTCTCCCGTCCCCTCGCAGGGTGACGCATGCCAACCGAGATCCTGCTCACCAACGACGACGGGATCGACGCCGTCGGGATCCGGGCGCTCGCGGACGCGCTCTCGCGCGACTACGACGTGACGGTCGTCGCGCCCGCGACGAACCAGTCCGGCGTCGGCGGCGCGCGCTCGTGGTGGGACACGACGGTCGACTACACCGAGACGGACCGCGGCTACGCGGTCGAGGGGACCCCCGCCGACTGCGTCGCGGTCGCGGACGTGGCGCTCGGGCTCGACCCCGACGTCGTCGTCTCCGGCTGTAACCACGGCCCGAACATCGGCGCCCACATCCTCGGGCAGTCCGGCACCGTCGGCGCCGCGATGGAGGCCTCCTTCCTCGGCACGCCCGCGATCGCGGTCTCGCTGTACGACCGCGGCAACCTCCCCGTGCCGCCGACGCTGGACAACGGCGACTTCGCGGTCGCCGGCGAGGTCGTCGCCGACCTGATCGACCGCGCCGAGTCCGGGAGCCACGCCGGCGACGGAGCGGGCGGCGGCCTCGAACTCCCGTTCGGCGCCGACGTGCTGAACGTCAACGTCCCGGCCGCGGACGACGAGGCGGCGGCGGACCCCACCTACCGCCTGACCGAGCCCGCCCGCGGCTTCGACGTGATCGAGTTCCGCCCGGGCGAGGAGGGGCCGGACGAGGAGAACGTCCCCGAGGGCTGGGAGTTCGGCGAGCGGCGCGGCGAGATGGGGATGGAGCTGCGCGACCGCTTCTGGCGCGAGTTCCTGCGCGGAAACGTTCAGGACGACCCCGGCTCGGACCGCCGTGCGGCCGTCGAGGGCGAGGTGAGCATCTCGCCGCTGTCGAGCTCCCGGTCGGTCGCGGGCGAGAAGGCGGGCGACCTCGTCGAGCCGGCCCGGGGCGCGGAGACGGGCGCCGACTGACGGGGCGCCGCCGCGGAAACGGGAGCGCGAACGGCCGACCTCAGCGCCGCCGACGGGGCCGCCGCCCGCTGCCGGCGAACTCCGCCGCGAGCCGTCCGAGGTACCACACGACCACGAGCCCGAGGCAGAACCCGAGCCCCGCCCCGGCCAGCAGCTGTATCGGCGACGGGTCCAACTGGAGGGCGATAAGCGGCGGCGAGGCCGTGACGATCGCGAGCAGCACGAGCTTGATCTTCCGGTTTCCGGCCTCCCGCTCCGCCTCGGAGATGGGTCCTACCACCGCGCTCCCCCTCGCGTTCCGACGGCTCCCGGCGCGACGCTCATGCGCCCACCACGCTCCCGCCGACCATCAAGGCGACGAACCCGTTCGGTCCGCCCGGCGTCGACGCCCGGTCGCCGCGGCGACCGACCGCGCCGATCGGAGGCGGCCGGTGAAAAGCCTCTCGACCGTTCACGCCGGTAGCGGGCCGTTACCCCCGTGAACGGTCTCGGTCGTTTAAGCCGCTCCGAGCGCTTCGTGTCGAGTGCCCCTACCCGCCGTCCCGGACCGCCGTCACGGCGCGTCGCGGCGGCCGTCGTTCGCAGCGCCTCGCCGACGCGGCGAGCCCGGGACCCGCCCCTCCCCGCCGTTTCGCGGCGCTTTTGACCCGACCCCGACAAGCGAACCGTATGGACGACGAACTCCGCGAGCGCGTCGCGGCGGCCGGCGAGGCCGCGGCGCTTTTCAACGCGCTCAAGCACGGCAGCGACCCGGACGTGGGCGCGATCATGGGGCCGCTCATGGGCGAGAACCCCGAGTTCCGCCCGCACGGCGACGAGATTCCGGGCGTCCTCGGCCCGGTCGTGAACCGGGTGGGCGAGATGGACGAGGCCGAGCGCCGGGAGCGGCTCGGCGAGCTCGCGCCGGAGAAGCTCGCGGAGCTGGAGGCCGACGACGAGGCCGACGACCGCGTCCTCCCCGACCTCCCGAACGCCGAGGCGGGAGAGGTCGTGATGCGCGCCGCGCCGAACCCGAACGGCCCGTGGCACGTCGGTCACGCGCGGATGCCCGCCGTCATCGGGACGTACAAGGAGCGGTACGACGGGGAGTTCATCTGCCGGTTCGACGACACCGACCCGGAGACGAAGCGGCCCGACCTCGACGCGTACGACGCCATCTTAGCGGACATCGAGTACCTCGGCTTCGAGCCGGACCGCGTGGTCTACGCGTCCGACCGGCTGGAGACGTACTACGACCACGCCCGCGAGCTGATCGACCTCGGGGGCGCGTACACCTGCTCGTGTTCCGGCGAGGCGTTCTCCGAGCTGAAGAACGCGGGCGAGGCGTGCCCGCACCGCGAGAAGGACGCCGAGACGGTCCGCGAGGAGTTCGAGGCCATGGTCGACGGCGAGTACGGCTCCGGCGAGATGGTCCTCCGCGTGAAGACCGACATCGAGCACAAGAACCCCGCGCTGCGCGACTGGGTCGCCTTCCGGATGATCGACACGCCGCACCCGCGCGAGGAGGCGGCGGAGTACCGCTGCTGGCCCATGCTCGACTTCCAGTCCGGCGTCGACGACCACCTCACGGGCGTCACCCACATCATCCGCGGCATCGACCTCCAGGACTCCGCGAAGCGCCAGCGGTTCGTCTACGACTACTTCGGCTGGGAGTACCCCGAGGTGCTCCACTGGGGCCACGTCCAGGTCGACGAGTACGACGTGAAGCTGTCGACGTCGACGATCAAGGGGCTGATCGAGGACGGCGAGCTGACGGGCTGGGACGACCCGCGCGCGCCGACGATCCAGTCGATGCGGCGTCGCGGCATTCAGGGGCAGGCCTTGGTCGACTCGATGACCGACCTCGGGATGTCAACCTCCGACGTCGATCTCGCGATGTCGTCCGTCTACGCGAACAACCGCGACCTGATCGACGACGACGCGAACCGCTACTTCTTCGTCCGGGACCGCGAGAACGACCCCGCCGTCGAACTCCCGGTCGTCGACGGCGACGCGCCCGCGCCCGACGCGGGCCACCCGCGGTTCCACCCCGAACACCCGGACCGCGGCGAGCGCGAGGTGCCAGCCGGCCGCGTCGTCGTCGAGTCCTCCGACCTCCCGCCCGAGGGCGAGCGCGTCTGGCTGAAGGGGTACGGCCCCGTCCGCTACGAGGGCGACGAGCTCGCCTTCCTCGACGCCGACATCGAGATCGTCCGCGAGGGCGACGTGGACGTGGTCCACTGGGCGCCCGCCGACGAGGGGCTCGACACCCTCCTGCGGACGGTCGACGGCGACGTGCGCGGGATCGCGGAGCCGGCGCTCGCGGACGTCGACCCCGACACGGTCGTCCAGTTCGTGCGCGTCGGCTTCGCCCGGATCGACGCGTTCGACCCCGAGGCGACCGACGAGGACGACGGCCCGGACGGCTCCGAGGACCTGCTGGCGTACTACGCGCATCCGTGAACTGCCGTTCGGCCGGTCGGCGGCGCTCCGCCCGGCCGCCCGAATCCGTTCGTCGCGGGCTTTAAACCCGCGACCGGCGAAGCGGGGGCAACGATGGCCATCGACTCGAACTTCGAAGTGAACCGCGAGCGGGTCGACGAGGAGGACGGGGTCGCCGTCTGGGGCCCCGTCGAACCGCCGGAGAAGCAGGGGATCCGCGGGACCCACGTCGCGGTCGACTTCGACATCTGTCTCGCCGACGGCGCGTGTCTGGAGGACTGCCCGGTCGACGTGTTCGAGTGGGTCGAGACGCCGGGGCATCCGGAGTCCGAGCGGAAGGCGAACCCCGCCGACGAGGACCAGTGTATCGACTGTATGCTCTGCGTGGACGTCTGCCCCGTGGACGCGATCGACGTCGATCCCGGGCGCGAGAACCGCTTATAAGTAGTCGTTGTCGGTGTAGGGACGGTTTCCGTCGTTCGAGTTTTTATAAGTAGTTGACTGAGGAGCGACGGTGAACACCGCCAAAGCCCCAGCCGCTCGGCTGTACGTGGTCGGCTGTGGATCAGCGGTGGACACCGCCAAAACCCCAGCCGCTCGTTTATAAACAGCTAACTGTGGATCGGCGGTGAACACCGCCAAAGCCCCAGCCGGGAGGCCGCCGTACGCTCGCTGCGCGCTTCACTCGGTCGCTCACTCCGTTCGCTCCCTCGTTCCAGTGCTTGCGTCGCCTACGGCGGCCTCCCGGCTGCCCCTTTGAGTCCACCCCGCTGCGACCGCACAGCACCTCACGCCTCCCCAGCCTCGTCGCTGGCGGCTTCCGCCGCCAGCGACTCCCTCGCGCGTGCGACTCGCGGCCGTCGCTTCGCTCCGGCCGCTCGCCGGCACGCGCCACCGCGGATCTATTTATAAGTAGTCGTCGCCGGTCCGCTCAGTCGCTTATAAACCGCTCCCGCTCTTTGCGCGCGAACTCGGTGCCGTACCGCTCCACGAGCGGGACGAAGGCGTCGCCGAGGGCGCGCATACACGCGCTCGTCGAGACGAAATCGAGTTCGTCGGCGACCTCCGCCCACGGCCGACCCTGGAGGACCTTTCGGACGAACAGGCGCTCCGCGCGGTCGTCGAGGTCGACGCCGTCGCCGCCGCTCCCCTCGATCAGCGCCGCGAGCGCGAGGTCGCGGAACGCGCCGGGCGCGCTGTCGTACATCCCCGGGCCGACCGACGCGCCGACCACCGAGCGCCACTCGGTCTCGGTGAGGTCGACCGGGACCGGGGCGGAACACGCCCGCAGCGCGCCGCGGACCACGTCCGGGTCGACGTCGCGGTGCGCGTCCGAGAGCCCGTCGCGCTCGCGGTCCCGGAACGCGACCGCGTGGCGGTCCAGCAGGTCGCGGCCGGCCGCGGTCTCCGGGCGGAGCATGACCGCGGAGTACTCGCCGGAGGCGTCGTTCCGGCTCGTCGAGAGGTGGACGGTGCGGTAGCCCGCCCGGCGCCAGAAGCGGAGCAGTCGCGGCGTCGCGCCGTAGCCGACGGAGAAGTAGTCGAAGTCGCCGTCGCCGGCTCCTCTCTCGTCGCCGTCGTCCTCGCCGCCGGCCCCCCGCTCGCCGCCGAACTCCGCGTGGACCTCGTCGAGCAGGCGCGAGCCGAACCCCGCGTCCCGGAGCGCGTGGTGGGTCGCGATCCGGACCGTCCGCAGGCCGCGCGGCTCGGCCGCAGCCTCGTCGCGCAGCTGGCTCGTGAGCACGTCCGGCACCATGTTCCCGCGGACGCGCTCGCCCTCGTACATCCCGCGCCGCGTCTCGGCGTTGAGTCCCCCCTCGCGCGCGAGGAGCGCGACCGCGACCACTCGGCCGTCGGCGACGAGCGCGCGGGCGAGGAGGTTCGGCGCGTCGAGCAGCCGCGCGAGGTCGTTCGGCTCGGTCCGGTAGTGGGCGGCGACGAGCAGCCCGAACGCCTCGCCGAGCAGCGTCTCGTCGGTGAGCAGGTCCTCCGGGTCGAGCGCCCGATACGTCGCGTCCTCGACGGCGGCGTCCGCGACCGCGTCGTCGACCGC of Halorubrum trapanicum contains these proteins:
- a CDS encoding isoaspartyl peptidase/L-asparaginase: MRVIVHGGAGGAPDDPEPRQAVLDEAAARGADAASPLDAVESAVGVLESDPRFNAGVGGAVQSDGVVRTDAGVMTSDREVGAACSMPGVEHAARVARAVHSETPHVFVSGEHAVDLAADFGVETGVDLLTDEKRERYEAEDPPRGSPREHLDWLASRFGSGDDQAGERSENEAPDHDTVGAVATDGDSFAAVTSTGGRSFALAGRVGDVPQVGSGFFCTEAGGASATGAGEDIARVTLSRRAVDFLDDGLDARAAADRAIEEFEEITGSGAGVIVLGEEGAGSAFNTDGMQTSAAEK
- a CDS encoding Lrp/AsnC family transcriptional regulator — encoded protein: MDDLDRRILSILRRDARTPYTEIADRVGTSEGTVRNRVDRMTDEGVIERFTVTTRTGNVKAMIEISVEMNVNTDAVGQRMVEWEEVDFVWQVSGEEDVVLVVDAVDTRAVNELITQAREMDEVKSTKTRLILDERLG
- a CDS encoding ferredoxin family protein, producing MAIDSNFEVNRERVDEEDGVAVWGPVEPPEKQGIRGTHVAVDFDICLADGACLEDCPVDVFEWVETPGHPESERKANPADEDQCIDCMLCVDVCPVDAIDVDPGRENRL
- the surE gene encoding 5'/3'-nucleotidase SurE, whose amino-acid sequence is MPTEILLTNDDGIDAVGIRALADALSRDYDVTVVAPATNQSGVGGARSWWDTTVDYTETDRGYAVEGTPADCVAVADVALGLDPDVVVSGCNHGPNIGAHILGQSGTVGAAMEASFLGTPAIAVSLYDRGNLPVPPTLDNGDFAVAGEVVADLIDRAESGSHAGDGAGGGLELPFGADVLNVNVPAADDEAAADPTYRLTEPARGFDVIEFRPGEEGPDEENVPEGWEFGERRGEMGMELRDRFWREFLRGNVQDDPGSDRRAAVEGEVSISPLSSSRSVAGEKAGDLVEPARGAETGAD
- the carA gene encoding glutamine-hydrolyzing carbamoyl-phosphate synthase small subunit: MSDAYIALADGRVLEARARAPGRTRGELVFTTAYTGYEESLTDPSYAEQVLTFSYPLIGNYGVRSERFESDSVQPRAAIARELTDDVADWLAGEGVPAVDHVDTREIVTTVREEGAMACGIAAGPDATPEDAVEEMEACKPMSDHVDIGAQVSVAEPTVHEGADGVDVDVAMLDCGAKGSIVSSLTERGADVHVLPYDATPEDVAAVEPDVLFVSNGPGDPENFVAAQEVVDEFAGELPLAGICLGQQVITSALGGSTEKMAFGHRGVNQPVKDLRTDKVVMTTQNHGYTVDDTGPLEVTQVNVNDDTVEGLDSEELDVITRQYHPEANPGPHDSLGFFDEVLDLATSSRRVAAD
- a CDS encoding glutamate--tRNA ligase; the protein is MDDELRERVAAAGEAAALFNALKHGSDPDVGAIMGPLMGENPEFRPHGDEIPGVLGPVVNRVGEMDEAERRERLGELAPEKLAELEADDEADDRVLPDLPNAEAGEVVMRAAPNPNGPWHVGHARMPAVIGTYKERYDGEFICRFDDTDPETKRPDLDAYDAILADIEYLGFEPDRVVYASDRLETYYDHARELIDLGGAYTCSCSGEAFSELKNAGEACPHREKDAETVREEFEAMVDGEYGSGEMVLRVKTDIEHKNPALRDWVAFRMIDTPHPREEAAEYRCWPMLDFQSGVDDHLTGVTHIIRGIDLQDSAKRQRFVYDYFGWEYPEVLHWGHVQVDEYDVKLSTSTIKGLIEDGELTGWDDPRAPTIQSMRRRGIQGQALVDSMTDLGMSTSDVDLAMSSVYANNRDLIDDDANRYFFVRDRENDPAVELPVVDGDAPAPDAGHPRFHPEHPDRGEREVPAGRVVVESSDLPPEGERVWLKGYGPVRYEGDELAFLDADIEIVREGDVDVVHWAPADEGLDTLLRTVDGDVRGIAEPALADVDPDTVVQFVRVGFARIDAFDPEATDEDDGPDGSEDLLAYYAHP